A window from Micromonospora profundi encodes these proteins:
- a CDS encoding S26 family signal peptidase, translated as MAAVAGLISALALLGGAAVWVARRQLVMITVTGGSMHPSLNDGDTILVRKMPLRAIRADMIVVFAHPKRHEEASANAGGAATDLATTWLIKRVVAVPGEPVPPELGWNDQTVPAGCLVVYGDNRRSSHDSRHFGYVRRADVRGVAVQKHLPDRGRRRLVENSPGEGPWQRTYRHRGTA; from the coding sequence ATGGCAGCGGTAGCGGGGCTGATCAGCGCGCTGGCGCTGCTGGGCGGCGCAGCGGTGTGGGTCGCACGCCGTCAGCTCGTGATGATCACCGTCACTGGCGGCAGCATGCATCCGAGCTTGAACGACGGCGACACGATCCTGGTTCGGAAGATGCCGCTGCGCGCGATCCGCGCGGACATGATCGTCGTCTTCGCGCATCCGAAAAGGCACGAGGAGGCGTCGGCGAACGCAGGCGGTGCTGCCACCGACCTGGCCACGACGTGGCTGATCAAGAGGGTCGTCGCGGTACCCGGCGAGCCGGTCCCACCGGAGTTGGGGTGGAACGACCAGACGGTGCCCGCCGGCTGCCTCGTGGTGTACGGCGACAACCGCCGCTCCAGCCACGACTCGCGCCACTTCGGATACGTACGCCGAGCCGATGTGCGGGGGGTCGCGGTGCAGAAACACCTGCCGGACCGGGGCCGCCGCAGGCTGGTCGAGAACAGCCCGGGAGAAGGCCCGTGGCAGAGGACGTATCGCCACCGTGGGACGGCGTAG
- a CDS encoding MauE/DoxX family redox-associated membrane protein yields the protein MGIAYLEFGCRLTIGLVFLISSAGKVGSPARFADFRSEIAAMRVVPAGLTRAAAASVCIVEIAVVGLLVSGFTAVVGFVVGSALLAVFSAAILRTVRSGVGARCHCFGFRSGRLGIRHLYRNGFLMAVCAAGVLAATAGPDRTPAWVDLLPVTLLALVAVALLVFMDDLVDLRRVDATPGRGRF from the coding sequence ATGGGAATCGCTTATCTGGAATTCGGCTGTCGCCTCACCATCGGCCTGGTTTTCCTGATCTCCTCGGCCGGCAAGGTCGGTTCTCCGGCGCGGTTCGCCGACTTCCGGTCTGAGATCGCCGCAATGCGTGTGGTTCCGGCGGGTCTGACCCGAGCCGCAGCAGCGTCGGTGTGCATTGTCGAAATTGCAGTGGTCGGCCTCTTGGTCAGTGGCTTCACCGCCGTTGTCGGGTTCGTCGTCGGGTCGGCTCTGCTCGCGGTGTTCAGCGCGGCGATCCTCCGCACCGTACGGTCCGGGGTCGGTGCCCGTTGCCACTGCTTCGGTTTCCGCTCCGGCCGTCTCGGAATACGGCACCTGTACCGCAACGGCTTCCTGATGGCGGTCTGTGCCGCCGGAGTCCTGGCGGCCACCGCCGGGCCGGATCGGACGCCGGCGTGGGTCGACCTGCTGCCCGTGACGCTGCTGGCGCTTGTGGCTGTGGCACTTCTCGTCTTCATGGACGACCTCGTGGACCTGCGGCGAGTGGACGCGACCCCCGGCCGGGGGCGGTTCTGA
- a CDS encoding DUF3105 domain-containing protein, translating to MSLHPHRWWWRTATMSAIGALVATLFTGGTLFGSGARSEADAGPRPCPAGETVPVLESPHISQAEAASVRYSSQPPTSGPHFPFSLAPGAYDRPIPDGLTLHALEQGQVALLYAPDTPVEVVAQMRRLVHANPRSLLLAPHPAVRGGVVLTAWGCLQRQPTYDAAAAADFVGEVIRRREPR from the coding sequence GTGAGTTTGCACCCGCACCGCTGGTGGTGGCGGACGGCGACGATGTCGGCGATCGGGGCGCTGGTGGCCACCCTGTTCACGGGAGGAACCCTGTTCGGGTCCGGGGCCCGTTCGGAGGCCGACGCGGGCCCACGACCGTGTCCGGCCGGCGAGACCGTACCTGTGCTGGAGAGCCCGCACATATCGCAGGCGGAGGCCGCCTCGGTCCGGTACTCGTCGCAGCCCCCGACCTCCGGCCCGCACTTCCCGTTCAGCCTGGCGCCGGGCGCCTACGACAGGCCCATTCCGGATGGACTGACGTTGCACGCGCTGGAGCAGGGCCAGGTCGCCCTGCTGTACGCGCCGGACACCCCGGTCGAGGTCGTCGCGCAGATGCGGCGGCTCGTCCACGCAAACCCGAGAAGTCTGCTGCTCGCGCCGCATCCGGCCGTCCGGGGCGGCGTGGTGCTGACCGCCTGGGGTTGCCTGCAACGGCAGCCGACGTACGACGCGGCGGCGGCAGCGGACTTCGTCGGCGAGGTCATCCGACGGCGAGAGCCGAGGTAG
- a CDS encoding ABC transporter ATP-binding protein: MEATSGSWISPNLRRVGPVLSLAWRAGPALLGAQSATALLQAVLPVTIAWLTKAVVDGVGGRDAGLAAGATAGLVAAGLMMGVASHLQSFLDKLGGYRSSLYAQDVLYQAVNRFSGLARFESPELQDRLRYAQATAGQTASRAVSGILAIAGGVLTTTALLYSVGVISPVTAAFLALSAAPAAAAEFMLARRRAALLWDLGPLERREIFFAGLITSIGAAKEVRLYGIGDYLKSRVRRERLQINALHGTQDRRELLTLTGLGVLGAVGTGGGFAWIVMSAINGTATVGDVALYIAAVGAAQAAVIALSGSLARTYEDLLTFEHFQSVVTAEPDLPHAVQPRPVTTLREGIELRDVWFRYSPSHPWILRGVNLWIPAGASVALVGRNGTGKSTLVKLLCRFYDPTRGQILWDGVDLRELDLAALRGAISAVFQDAMHYDLTARENIGLGDIDQMDDLSAIRGAARLSGMDDAISALPRGYDTLLTRLFKSAAEADDAATGVILSGGQWQRLALARAFLRGRRHLLILDEPSTGLDAVSEADIQERVRGVWQGVATVVISHRLSTAKAADVVAVLDEGQIAEAGTHADLMARSGIYAGMFELQARGYQETDAVVG, translated from the coding sequence ATGGAAGCGACGTCGGGCAGCTGGATCTCGCCCAACCTGCGGCGCGTCGGCCCGGTCCTGTCCCTGGCGTGGAGGGCCGGGCCCGCGCTCCTCGGTGCACAGTCCGCTACTGCTCTGCTGCAGGCCGTTCTTCCGGTGACGATCGCCTGGCTGACGAAGGCGGTTGTCGACGGCGTGGGAGGTCGGGACGCGGGTCTCGCGGCGGGGGCGACAGCCGGTCTCGTCGCCGCTGGCCTGATGATGGGAGTCGCCTCCCATCTTCAGTCCTTCCTCGACAAGCTGGGCGGCTACCGGTCCAGCCTGTACGCGCAGGACGTTCTCTACCAGGCCGTCAACCGCTTCTCCGGCCTGGCCCGGTTCGAGAGCCCAGAACTCCAGGACCGGCTGCGGTACGCGCAGGCCACGGCCGGCCAGACGGCGAGCAGGGCGGTGTCCGGGATCCTCGCGATCGCCGGCGGTGTCCTGACGACCACCGCGTTGCTCTACTCGGTGGGCGTCATCAGCCCGGTGACGGCGGCGTTCCTGGCCCTGTCGGCAGCGCCGGCCGCGGCTGCGGAATTCATGCTGGCCCGTCGCCGGGCGGCCCTGCTGTGGGACCTGGGTCCGCTGGAGCGGCGGGAGATCTTCTTCGCCGGCCTGATCACGAGTATCGGCGCCGCGAAGGAGGTGCGGCTCTACGGGATCGGTGACTATCTGAAGAGCCGCGTACGTCGCGAGCGTCTACAGATCAACGCGCTCCACGGCACCCAGGACCGCCGGGAGCTGCTGACGCTGACCGGCCTCGGCGTGCTCGGCGCCGTCGGCACCGGCGGGGGGTTCGCGTGGATCGTGATGTCCGCCATCAACGGCACCGCCACCGTCGGTGACGTCGCGTTGTACATCGCGGCGGTGGGCGCGGCCCAGGCCGCCGTCATAGCGCTCTCCGGAAGCCTCGCGCGGACGTACGAGGACCTGCTGACCTTCGAGCACTTCCAGTCGGTCGTCACCGCCGAGCCGGACCTGCCGCACGCGGTGCAGCCTCGTCCGGTCACGACGCTCCGTGAGGGGATCGAGCTGCGGGACGTCTGGTTCCGCTACTCACCGTCTCATCCGTGGATCCTGCGCGGGGTCAACCTGTGGATCCCAGCGGGCGCCTCGGTGGCTCTGGTCGGCAGGAACGGCACTGGAAAGAGCACCCTCGTGAAGCTGCTGTGCCGGTTCTACGACCCGACCCGGGGGCAGATCCTGTGGGACGGGGTCGACCTGCGGGAGCTGGACCTGGCCGCACTGCGCGGCGCGATAAGCGCCGTGTTCCAGGACGCCATGCACTACGACCTCACCGCGCGGGAGAACATCGGCCTCGGCGACATCGACCAGATGGACGACCTGTCCGCCATTCGAGGTGCCGCGCGACTGTCCGGGATGGACGACGCGATCAGCGCCCTTCCCCGCGGCTACGACACGCTGCTGACCCGGCTCTTCAAGAGCGCGGCGGAGGCGGACGACGCCGCCACCGGCGTGATCCTCTCCGGTGGCCAGTGGCAACGGCTGGCGCTGGCCAGGGCTTTCCTGCGCGGACGGCGGCACTTGTTGATCCTCGACGAGCCGAGCACCGGCCTCGACGCGGTCAGCGAGGCGGATATCCAGGAACGCGTACGGGGCGTGTGGCAGGGGGTGGCGACGGTGGTGATTTCGCACCGGCTGTCGACGGCCAAGGCGGCGGATGTCGTCGCCGTACTCGACGAGGGTCAGATTGCCGAGGCCGGCACGCACGCCGACCTGATGGCCCGATCCGGGATCTACGCGGGAATGTTCGAACTCCAGGCCAGGGGTTATCAGGAAACCGATGCGGTGGTGGGCTGA
- a CDS encoding DUF2231 domain-containing protein, translating into MESRLKVLGHPVHPMLVMFPVALLVTAVLFDIVDTVGGPDLLGEVAYWNITVGLIGGLLAAAAGTFDLLAIPTGTRAKRVALLHAGANVAVILLFAAIWVVRLNADSRAAGGALLVVEVVAVAILGISAWLGGELVDRLGVGVDRDANLDAPSSLRPPTAAQRIGEAR; encoded by the coding sequence ATGGAGAGCCGACTCAAGGTGCTGGGCCACCCGGTCCATCCGATGCTGGTCATGTTCCCGGTCGCGCTGCTTGTCACAGCGGTGCTGTTCGACATCGTCGACACTGTCGGCGGTCCCGACCTGCTCGGCGAGGTCGCGTACTGGAACATCACCGTCGGCCTGATCGGCGGCCTGCTGGCCGCGGCGGCCGGCACGTTCGACCTGCTGGCGATCCCGACCGGCACCCGCGCCAAGCGGGTGGCGTTGCTGCACGCCGGGGCCAACGTCGCGGTGATCCTGCTCTTCGCCGCGATCTGGGTGGTCCGGCTCAACGCCGACTCCCGCGCCGCCGGCGGCGCGTTGCTCGTCGTCGAGGTGGTCGCGGTGGCGATCCTCGGGATCAGCGCCTGGCTCGGCGGTGAGCTGGTCGACCGGCTCGGTGTGGGCGTCGACCGTGACGCGAATCTGGACGCGCCCAGCTCACTGCGGCCTCCCACGGCCGCCCAGCGGATCGGAGAGGCGCGATGA
- a CDS encoding class I SAM-dependent DNA methyltransferase: protein MSEDGWLADTRTSYDTVADSYADLLRGLLAEAPYERAAFALFADLVRAAGDGPVADVGCGPGRITAHLHDLGLDAFGIDLSPGMIDVARRDHPGLRFEVGSMTDLDLDDGSIAGLVAWYSLIHIPDDTIGAVLAQFRRVLRPGGPLLLGFHVGDETTLKTQGYGGHPMKIHVHRRQPAQLAAWLHDAGFTVEAQTTVVSPESRLGGIVFARRQPGRPHQP, encoded by the coding sequence ATGAGCGAGGACGGCTGGCTGGCGGACACCCGCACCTCCTACGACACGGTCGCCGACAGTTACGCGGACCTGCTGCGCGGCCTCCTGGCCGAAGCGCCCTACGAACGGGCTGCCTTCGCCCTGTTCGCTGACCTCGTCCGGGCCGCCGGTGACGGGCCGGTCGCCGATGTCGGCTGCGGGCCGGGGCGCATCACCGCCCATCTGCACGACCTCGGCCTGGACGCCTTCGGCATCGACCTGTCACCCGGGATGATCGACGTCGCCAGACGGGACCACCCCGGTCTCCGGTTCGAGGTGGGCTCCATGACCGACCTCGATCTGGACGACGGCTCGATCGCCGGGCTGGTGGCGTGGTACTCGCTGATCCACATCCCCGACGACACGATCGGCGCGGTCCTCGCGCAGTTCCGGAGGGTGTTGCGTCCCGGCGGCCCGCTGCTGCTCGGGTTCCATGTCGGCGACGAGACCACTCTCAAGACCCAGGGGTACGGCGGCCATCCCATGAAAATCCACGTCCACCGCCGCCAGCCAGCCCAATTGGCGGCCTGGCTGCACGACGCCGGGTTCACCGTCGAGGCGCAGACGACAGTCGTCTCACCGGAGAGCCGGCTCGGTGGCATCGTGTTCGCGCGCCGCCAACCCGGGCGGCCGCATCAACCCTGA
- a CDS encoding Hsp20/alpha crystallin family protein, which translates to MSEQQPGGFSRGWRSRQQGWDPMGELQSLRSELSRLVGGRAGASDVELSETSDGWEVVVRLPGVAPEEVAVELDDRELCVRARSEAEVNADQGIPGGFETRGFEYRVDLPSRVDPDGIDAVMDHGLLRVRLPRAARATPRTITVGRTGPRSTVQSGGTPMPADPAADRELHHPDTVGEIDRP; encoded by the coding sequence ATGAGTGAGCAGCAGCCCGGCGGCTTCAGCAGGGGATGGCGGAGCCGGCAGCAGGGCTGGGACCCGATGGGCGAGTTGCAGTCGTTGCGCTCCGAGTTGAGCCGGCTGGTGGGCGGCCGGGCCGGAGCATCAGACGTCGAGCTGAGCGAGACGTCCGACGGCTGGGAGGTCGTCGTCCGGCTGCCCGGCGTGGCACCCGAGGAGGTGGCCGTCGAGCTCGACGACCGGGAGCTGTGCGTGCGCGCCCGCTCCGAGGCGGAGGTCAACGCCGACCAGGGCATCCCCGGCGGCTTCGAGACCCGCGGGTTCGAGTACCGCGTCGACCTGCCCTCCCGCGTCGACCCCGACGGCATCGACGCGGTGATGGACCACGGGCTGCTGCGGGTCCGCCTGCCCCGGGCGGCACGGGCCACGCCGCGCACCATCACCGTCGGCCGCACCGGACCGCGCTCCACAGTCCAATCCGGGGGTACGCCGATGCCTGCCGATCCCGCAGCGGACCGGGAGCTGCACCACCCGGACACCGTCGGCGAGATCGACCGGCCGTAG
- a CDS encoding Atu4866 domain-containing protein, protein MSSVEQRKVSGAVASIVATAALTACATETSSTPQPAQATARPSTTETITHGYVGMWVTADNHIRQELLANGRYDEARGQRDSAYTGRYEVTGDHIDYWDDTGFTADGRFEGDVLHHGGYVFYREGSAAHRQAVVTRGSTGSSS, encoded by the coding sequence ATGTCCAGCGTTGAGCAGCGCAAGGTGTCCGGGGCGGTTGCCAGCATCGTCGCGACGGCGGCGCTCACCGCCTGCGCGACGGAGACATCGTCCACGCCACAACCCGCGCAGGCAACGGCGCGGCCCTCGACCACCGAAACCATCACCCACGGGTACGTCGGGATGTGGGTGACCGCCGACAACCACATCCGGCAGGAGTTGCTGGCCAACGGCCGCTACGACGAGGCACGTGGCCAGCGGGACAGCGCCTACACCGGCCGGTACGAGGTGACCGGCGACCACATCGACTATTGGGATGACACCGGCTTCACCGCCGACGGCCGCTTCGAAGGCGACGTCCTGCACCACGGCGGCTACGTGTTCTACCGCGAGGGCAGCGCGGCCCATCGGCAAGCCGTTGTCACGCGGGGATCCACCGGGTCTTCCTCCTGA
- a CDS encoding TlpA family protein disulfide reductase, with protein MLTSLLITVLILSVISLFNLVLGMGIIRRLREHTEILAGSGSQEGLTQPGHRIDDVAVATLGGGTFARDSLAGPTLVAFFMPGCAGCKIALPEFIREVGQGRYAGHRVIGVVNGSGEEADALRDQLAALVDTVVPTATRDVIKAFDSSVYPAFYVIDETGTIRQSSTKLAEIDLPVPAVAGN; from the coding sequence ATGCTGACCTCGTTACTTATCACGGTCTTGATATTGAGTGTTATCTCCCTGTTCAACCTCGTTCTCGGGATGGGCATCATTCGGCGCCTGCGGGAGCACACCGAAATTCTGGCGGGCTCCGGGAGTCAGGAGGGTCTGACGCAGCCGGGACACCGCATCGACGACGTCGCGGTGGCAACCCTCGGCGGCGGGACCTTCGCCCGGGACAGCCTGGCCGGCCCCACGCTTGTGGCGTTCTTCATGCCGGGCTGCGCAGGCTGCAAGATCGCCCTTCCGGAATTCATTCGTGAGGTCGGCCAGGGCCGGTACGCCGGACACCGGGTCATCGGCGTGGTCAACGGCTCCGGCGAGGAGGCGGACGCGTTGCGCGACCAGCTCGCCGCACTCGTGGACACCGTGGTTCCGACGGCCACCCGAGACGTCATCAAGGCGTTCGACAGCTCGGTGTACCCGGCCTTCTACGTGATCGACGAAACCGGGACGATCCGACAGAGCAGTACGAAACTGGCGGAGATCGACCTTCCTGTTCCGGCCGTGGCCGGGAACTGA
- a CDS encoding HesA/MoeB/ThiF family protein, translated as MLPQLKGVVWERSGADVQIVYDFRDSFIVTDHDGSVEALLDLLREGGRTPETLARALSDRCGRDVPVDDVLAAIETFDGYGLLENGARLGRLGDSATGRYYSNLAFFESFATLARSREDFQERLTRSHVLVLGTGGLNSNTIPHLCGLGVGRLTVTDRDVVEPRNFARQYLYRWDDVGKSKVERAAAWVRAFDPSIDVRSVEASIDGVADVLRLLDVAGPDVVLSGVDSPDGIDDWVNTACVVRGIPYVRAGIWVTQGIVWSVDPGNSACRACARTMANQSRDAASGDAAVAFTAADLFRTKPRSNRGIGPVAGLLGSLSAFEVLRYLTRFEPPAYAGNPLEIDFAAGCAMRTTAWQRQDECECANPQTNSSPRTEAIVGS; from the coding sequence ATGTTGCCGCAGTTGAAGGGGGTCGTCTGGGAACGCTCCGGAGCAGACGTCCAGATCGTCTACGACTTCCGCGACTCGTTCATCGTCACTGACCACGACGGTAGCGTGGAGGCCCTGCTCGACCTGCTACGGGAAGGCGGGCGTACTCCCGAGACGTTGGCCCGTGCCCTGTCCGACCGCTGCGGGCGCGACGTGCCGGTCGACGACGTGCTCGCGGCGATCGAAACGTTCGACGGCTATGGCCTGCTCGAGAACGGGGCGCGGCTGGGGCGGCTGGGGGACAGCGCCACCGGTCGGTATTACTCGAACCTCGCGTTCTTCGAGTCGTTCGCCACCCTGGCGCGGAGCAGGGAGGACTTCCAGGAGCGGCTGACCCGTTCCCATGTCCTGGTGCTGGGCACGGGCGGCCTCAACTCGAACACCATCCCGCACCTGTGCGGCCTGGGCGTGGGCCGCCTCACCGTGACGGACCGTGACGTCGTCGAGCCGCGCAACTTCGCCCGGCAGTACCTCTACCGGTGGGACGACGTCGGGAAGAGCAAGGTGGAGCGGGCCGCCGCCTGGGTGCGGGCGTTCGATCCCAGCATCGACGTCCGCTCGGTCGAGGCGAGCATCGACGGAGTTGCGGACGTGCTCCGGCTGCTTGACGTGGCAGGCCCGGACGTCGTCCTGTCGGGGGTGGACAGCCCGGACGGGATCGACGACTGGGTGAACACCGCGTGCGTGGTGCGGGGCATACCGTATGTGCGGGCCGGGATCTGGGTCACCCAGGGCATCGTCTGGTCGGTCGACCCCGGTAACAGCGCATGCCGAGCCTGCGCCCGGACGATGGCGAACCAGAGCCGCGACGCGGCCAGCGGTGACGCCGCTGTCGCGTTCACCGCTGCCGACCTGTTCCGCACCAAGCCGCGGAGCAATCGTGGGATCGGCCCGGTGGCCGGGCTGCTCGGTTCGTTGTCCGCGTTCGAGGTGCTCCGTTACCTCACCCGGTTCGAGCCGCCCGCGTACGCCGGCAACCCGCTCGAGATCGACTTCGCCGCCGGTTGTGCGATGCGAACGACTGCCTGGCAGCGCCAGGACGAGTGTGAGTGCGCGAACCCACAAACCAACAGCTCTCCACGCACGGAGGCGATCGTGGGCAGCTGA
- a CDS encoding VOC family protein, producing MTYAPVTVSLPVADRATAHRFYSDGLGLEAVGELADDGLPEPLQFVVNDGLRLMLVPTGGFGWVIGSHEVAARGQSECVLSLGVASPADADAIVERARAAGAEVVTEPAAQPWGYAGAFADPDGHLWMVSAE from the coding sequence ATGACGTACGCCCCCGTGACCGTCAGCCTGCCCGTCGCCGACCGCGCGACCGCACACCGCTTCTACTCCGACGGCCTCGGCCTGGAGGCGGTGGGGGAGTTGGCCGACGACGGCCTTCCGGAGCCGTTGCAGTTCGTGGTCAACGACGGGTTGCGGCTGATGCTCGTCCCGACCGGCGGCTTCGGCTGGGTGATCGGCTCGCACGAGGTCGCCGCGCGGGGCCAGAGTGAGTGCGTGCTCAGCCTCGGCGTCGCGTCTCCCGCTGACGCGGACGCGATCGTCGAGCGGGCCCGCGCCGCCGGCGCCGAGGTGGTCACCGAGCCGGCAGCACAACCCTGGGGGTACGCGGGGGCCTTCGCCGACCCGGACGGTCACCTGTGGATGGTGTCCGCTGAGTAG
- a CDS encoding pyridoxamine 5'-phosphate oxidase family protein, with translation MTVEITSHEELRELLGAPHPRAANKDRVRLHERDRQWLAASPFCLVATAGADGTCDVSPKGDPAGFALVLDDVTIALPERPGNKRADGYRNILDNPHVGLLFMIPGRTDTLRINGRATLVRDAAWFDDMVVKGHRPVLAVVVEIEQIFYHCAKAFLRSSLWQPETWQPDVLPARARLIKEVEAPAESLEELERHYGPEYVRTIYS, from the coding sequence GTGACGGTGGAGATCACTTCGCACGAGGAGTTACGCGAACTGCTCGGAGCGCCGCACCCGCGGGCCGCCAACAAGGATCGTGTCCGGTTGCACGAGCGGGACCGGCAGTGGCTCGCCGCCTCGCCGTTCTGCCTGGTGGCCACGGCCGGCGCGGACGGCACCTGCGACGTCTCCCCCAAGGGCGACCCTGCCGGCTTCGCCCTGGTGTTGGACGACGTGACGATCGCGCTGCCCGAGCGGCCGGGCAACAAGCGCGCGGACGGCTACCGCAACATCCTGGACAACCCGCACGTCGGGCTGCTCTTCATGATCCCCGGGCGGACCGACACGTTGCGGATCAACGGTCGCGCCACGCTGGTGCGGGACGCGGCGTGGTTCGACGACATGGTGGTCAAGGGGCATCGGCCGGTGCTCGCCGTGGTGGTGGAGATCGAGCAGATCTTCTACCACTGCGCGAAGGCGTTCCTGCGGTCGTCGCTGTGGCAGCCGGAGACCTGGCAGCCCGACGTGTTGCCAGCCCGTGCGCGCCTCATCAAGGAGGTCGAGGCGCCCGCAGAGAGCCTGGAAGAGCTGGAACGACACTACGGCCCGGAGTACGTCAGGACGATCTACTCCTGA
- a CDS encoding glycosyltransferase family 9 protein, translating to MVTPSLLGPTAGLVPDVRRIAVLRANALGDFIFALPALDALRAAYPSAEIVLLGAPWHAKLWRDRPGPVDRVLVVPPAPGIRSPEPDEPESSIDDFLAAAATGFDLAVQIHGGGANSNPLMSRLGARVTVGLRAEDAPPLDRWIRYVYYQHEVIRYLEVVALVGAPATTVVPTLAVTDADRAEAARVLGPADRPRVALHPGATDTRRRWPTERFAEVARELHGDGYEVLVTGTPSEREVVDRVVAAAGVPVRPQVGTLSLGGLAGGYADCALVVSNDTGPLHLAAAVGTPTVGIFWVGNLINTANPLRGRHRPICSWMVHCPVCGVDCTPGIYPHRPGDGECPHRDSFVTDVPVAEVLEAARELLTP from the coding sequence GTGGTCACCCCGTCCCTGCTCGGCCCGACGGCCGGGCTCGTCCCCGACGTGCGGCGGATCGCGGTGCTGCGGGCCAACGCGCTCGGTGACTTCATCTTCGCCCTTCCAGCGCTTGACGCGCTGCGCGCCGCGTACCCCTCGGCGGAGATCGTGCTGCTCGGAGCGCCGTGGCACGCGAAGCTCTGGCGTGACCGGCCCGGCCCTGTCGACAGGGTGCTTGTGGTGCCGCCCGCGCCCGGCATCCGCTCCCCGGAGCCCGACGAACCAGAGTCGTCGATTGACGACTTCCTGGCGGCGGCGGCCACCGGCTTCGACCTGGCGGTGCAGATCCACGGGGGTGGCGCCAATTCCAACCCCTTGATGAGCCGCCTCGGAGCCCGGGTCACCGTCGGGTTGCGCGCCGAGGACGCCCCGCCGCTGGACCGGTGGATCCGCTACGTCTACTACCAGCACGAGGTGATCCGCTACCTGGAGGTGGTGGCACTGGTCGGTGCCCCCGCCACCACTGTCGTACCGACGCTCGCCGTCACCGACGCCGACCGGGCCGAGGCGGCCCGGGTGCTCGGCCCGGCGGACCGTCCCCGCGTGGCGCTGCACCCGGGCGCCACCGACACCCGCCGCCGCTGGCCGACCGAACGCTTCGCCGAGGTGGCCCGCGAGCTGCACGGCGACGGCTACGAGGTGCTTGTCACAGGTACGCCGTCCGAGCGGGAGGTGGTGGACCGGGTGGTCGCGGCGGCGGGCGTGCCGGTCCGGCCGCAGGTCGGCACGCTCAGCCTCGGTGGGCTGGCCGGCGGGTACGCCGACTGCGCGCTCGTCGTCTCCAACGACACCGGGCCGCTGCACCTGGCCGCCGCCGTGGGCACCCCCACGGTGGGCATCTTCTGGGTCGGCAACCTGATCAACACGGCGAACCCGCTGCGCGGTCGGCACCGGCCGATCTGTTCCTGGATGGTGCACTGCCCGGTCTGCGGCGTCGACTGCACGCCCGGCATCTACCCGCACCGGCCCGGCGACGGCGAGTGCCCGCACCGGGACTCGTTCGTCACCGACGTGCCGGTGGCCGAGGTGCTGGAGGCCGCCCGCGAACTGCTCACGCCGTAG
- a CDS encoding DUF4240 domain-containing protein, translating to MTVTTDATGMLPTAADEARLWALIESAWAGLDAEALALRRAIVERDPDGEDDVRFYAIDDWLAPFLARLGALSDELSAQELTDLDRVVERKLHDIDREDIHEVTDGSDDGFLYCRGFIVALGRAYYEAVRVNPALALEDADCESMCYFFAHLHNDRFGGWPQTGSGISRESFGNPAGWST from the coding sequence GTGACAGTGACCACCGATGCCACAGGCATGTTGCCTACCGCCGCCGACGAGGCCCGACTGTGGGCGCTCATCGAGTCGGCGTGGGCCGGGCTCGACGCGGAGGCGCTGGCGCTGCGCCGAGCCATCGTCGAGCGTGATCCCGACGGGGAGGATGACGTGCGGTTCTACGCGATCGACGACTGGCTGGCCCCGTTCCTCGCCCGCCTCGGCGCCCTCAGCGACGAGTTGTCGGCGCAGGAGTTGACCGACCTCGACCGGGTGGTGGAGCGCAAGCTGCACGACATCGACCGGGAGGACATCCACGAGGTGACCGACGGCTCGGACGACGGCTTCCTCTACTGCCGCGGCTTCATCGTCGCCCTCGGCCGGGCCTACTACGAGGCCGTCCGCGTCAATCCTGCTCTTGCTCTGGAAGACGCCGACTGCGAGAGCATGTGTTATTTCTTCGCCCACCTGCACAACGACCGGTTCGGCGGTTGGCCGCAGACCGGCTCCGGCATCTCCCGGGAGTCATTCGGCAACCCCGCCGGCTGGTCGACCTGA